In one Ornithinimicrobium pratense genomic region, the following are encoded:
- a CDS encoding NRAMP family divalent metal transporter, with amino-acid sequence MSTTTSPAHAPGSRWAAVGPGLLMASAAIGASHLVASTQAGALFGWQLVGLILVANLLKYPFFRFGPQFTAESGLSLVEGYARKGRGYLIVFFILCIYSSVVSAAGVALLCTVILAYLLPASWGLGVPLLATLLMGITWALLVGGRYKALDTVTKVILVVLSLSTVVAVVMAASQGTVREPGFLDPSPWNLATLAFLVALIGWMPAPIEVSALNSLWIRAKAQDRTVRPQDIIFDFNLGFIVSTVLAVIFVALGVFVQYGSGEELQMAGGAYIPQLMSMYGAAIGTWAVPLMALIAFAAMFGTVITVVDGYARASAESLRLLRRRPDFSRREKNLWITGISLAALAIVLWMSAELADMLRYAMISAFVTAPVFAWLNFSLVRRGPRLSPALRWLSWAGLVFLVGFTLLFLLTLVGAVG; translated from the coding sequence ATGTCGACGACGACGAGCCCGGCCCACGCACCGGGATCCCGGTGGGCGGCCGTCGGTCCTGGCCTGCTGATGGCCTCGGCCGCGATCGGCGCCTCACACCTGGTGGCCTCCACGCAGGCGGGGGCCTTGTTCGGGTGGCAGCTGGTGGGGCTGATCCTCGTGGCGAACCTGCTGAAGTACCCGTTCTTCCGGTTCGGGCCGCAGTTCACCGCCGAGTCCGGGCTCTCCCTCGTCGAGGGGTACGCCCGCAAGGGCCGGGGCTACCTCATCGTCTTCTTCATCCTGTGTATCTACTCCTCGGTGGTCTCTGCCGCAGGCGTGGCGCTGCTGTGCACGGTGATCCTCGCCTACCTGCTGCCGGCCAGCTGGGGACTGGGGGTGCCGCTGCTGGCCACCCTGCTCATGGGTATCACCTGGGCGCTGCTCGTCGGTGGCCGCTACAAGGCCCTGGACACGGTGACCAAGGTGATCCTGGTCGTGCTGTCCCTGTCGACCGTGGTCGCGGTCGTGATGGCCGCCTCGCAGGGGACGGTGCGTGAGCCGGGTTTCCTCGATCCCTCGCCGTGGAACCTGGCCACCCTGGCCTTCCTGGTGGCCCTCATCGGCTGGATGCCCGCCCCGATCGAGGTCAGCGCCCTGAACTCGCTGTGGATCCGGGCCAAAGCCCAGGACCGCACGGTACGGCCCCAGGACATCATCTTCGACTTCAACCTCGGTTTCATCGTCTCCACCGTGCTCGCGGTGATCTTCGTGGCGCTCGGCGTCTTCGTGCAGTACGGCAGCGGCGAGGAACTGCAGATGGCTGGCGGTGCCTACATCCCGCAGCTGATGTCCATGTATGGCGCCGCGATCGGCACCTGGGCTGTGCCGCTCATGGCGCTCATCGCCTTTGCCGCGATGTTCGGCACCGTGATCACGGTGGTGGACGGTTATGCCCGGGCCAGCGCCGAGTCGTTGCGGCTGCTGCGCCGCCGGCCCGACTTCAGCCGACGGGAGAAGAACCTCTGGATCACCGGCATCTCGTTGGCGGCGCTGGCGATCGTGCTGTGGATGAGTGCCGAGCTGGCCGACATGCTGCGGTATGCGATGATCAGCGCCTTTGTCACGGCGCCGGTCTTCGCCTGGCTCAACTTCTCCCTGGTCCGCCGCGGGCCCCGGCTCTCCCCGGCGCTGCGGTGGCTGTCCTGGGCGGGCCTGGTCTTCCTGGTCGGCTTCACCCTGCTCTTCCTGCTCACCCTGGTGGGGGCCGTCGGCTAA